Proteins encoded together in one Xenopus laevis strain J_2021 chromosome 6L, Xenopus_laevis_v10.1, whole genome shotgun sequence window:
- the LOC108719245 gene encoding pancreatic progenitor cell differentiation and proliferation factor-like protein yields MASVPSAGCLLARNQFYRVRMNSESSDSSIGSDVGLPMDHEKSAQGLPELTEKCWWLKNFYSEQVPSSSIHINISANKNHS; encoded by the exons ATGGCATCTGTTCCATCGGCTGGTTGCCTTTTAGCAAGAAATCAGTTTTACAGAG TTCGCATGAATTCAGAGTCCAGTGACTCTTCCATTGGTTCAGATGTGGGACTTCCAATGGATCATGAGAAGTCAGCTCAAG GTTTGCCTGAGCTGACTGAGAAATGTTGGTGGCTGAAAAACTTCTACTCTGAACAAGTCCCGTCTTCTTCAATCCACATAAATATATCTGCTAACAA gAACCACAGCTGA